One Archocentrus centrarchus isolate MPI-CPG fArcCen1 chromosome 14, fArcCen1, whole genome shotgun sequence DNA window includes the following coding sequences:
- the usp25 gene encoding ubiquitin carboxyl-terminal hydrolase 25 isoform X4, translating to MAAKECPRGMQVTFEVCQFVRSSTKTTPLISKQDVSEFTHKLLDWLEDAFQMKAEEDREGEKPKNPMVELFYGRFLAVGVHEGKKFENTEMFGQYPLQVNGFKDLHECLEAAMIEGEIESLHSAENSARSGQEHWFTELPPVLTFELSRFEFNQALGRPEKIHNKLEFPSMLYMDRYMDRNREITRIKREEIRRLKEHLMLLQQRLERYLSYGSGPKRFPLADVLQYAMEFASSKPVCTSPVEDIDTSAPPGGTTGQQLPPPSTAEQDSLPPLESAGLASGPATAPSGAQQQRVPIHKPFTQSRLPPDLPMHPAPRHITEEELRVLEGCLHRWRSEVENDTRDLQGSITRIHRTIELMYSDKSMMQVPYRLHAVLVHEGQANAGHYWAYIYDPHQRCWMKYNDISVTKSSWEELVRDSFGGYRNASAYCLMYINEKKPFLTEEEFDKETGQILSGMDKLPPDLKQYVKEDNELFDKEIQEWDILQARKAQQEKLALATAAGATASAASSTSTSSSSPQPMSIESSPPDNAVPQQDPEYMEQPSPTNDSKHLQEDTERAISRAAAEQEERSPEALLNAAIKLEYARLLRFAQEDTPLENDYRLQHIIVYFIQNQAPKKILERTLLTQFADRNLAFDERCKSIMNVARAKLDLIKPEEVNMDEYEIWHQDYRNFRETTILMVTGLELFQKANYVEALMYLIYAYQYNKELLLKGLYRGHDEELLGHYRRECLLKLNEQAAAMFESGEEPEVTTGLGIMNELVVPCIPLLLVHDTERDLLAVEDMRNRWCSYLGQEMESNLQEKLTDFLPKLLDCSTEIKSFHDPPRLPTYSALELCERFTRIVAALGRVPTEGR from the exons GTAAAAAATTTGAAAACACAGAGATGTTTGGACAGTACCCCTTGCAGGTGAATGGGTTCAAGGACCTCCACGAGTGTCTTGAGGCAGCAATGATTGAGGGTGAGATCGAGTCCCTGCACTCAGCAGAGAATTCTGCCAGGTCTGGACAAGAA CACTGGTTTACAGAACTTCCTCCTGTGTTGACCTTTGAACTGTCAAGATTTGAGTTCAACCAAGCACTAGGACGTCCTGAGAAGATCCACAATAAGCTCGAGTTTCCCTCTATGCTCTACATGGACAG GTACATGGACAGAAACAGGGAAATAACCAGGATCAAGAGGGAGGAGATCAGACGGCTGAAAGAGCATCTGATGCTGCTCCAACAGCGACTGGAGAG gtaTCTAAGTTACGGCTCCGGCCCCAAGAGGTTTCCTCTGGCAGATGTCCTCCAGTACGCCATGGAGTTCGCCTCCAGCAAACCCGTGTGTACCTCCCCGGTGGAAGACATTGACACATCAGCACCCCCCGGTGGTACAACAGGACAACAACTACCCCCACCAAG CACAGCTGAGCAAGATTCCTTACCTCCTCTAGAGAGCGCAGGCCTTGCTTCAGGTCCTGCTACAGCTCCCTCTGGAGCCCAGCAGCAGAGAGTGCCCATTCATAAGCCCTTCACACAGTCCCGTCTACCTCCCGACCTCCCCATGCACCCTGCCCCACGCCATATCACTGAAGAAGAGTTGAGGGTACTTGAGGGTTGCTTGCATCGCTGGAGGAGTGAAGTGGAAAATGACACTCGTG ATCTGCAGGGCAGTATAACCAGAATTCACAGAACCATTGAGCTAATGTACTCAGACAAATCTATGATGCAG gttccATACCGGCTTCATGCAGTGTTGGTCCATGAAGGCCAGGCCAACGCAGGCCACTACTGGGCTTACATCTATGACCCACATCAGCGTTGCTGGATGAAGTACAATGACATTTCAGTGACAAAGTCATCCTGGGAGGAGCTTGTCAGGGACTCTTTTGGAGGCTACCGCAATGCTAGTGCTTACTGTCTCATGTACATCAATGAGAAGAAGCCATTTCTCACAGAAG AGGAGTTTGATAAAGAAACAGGGCAGATCCTCAGCGGCATGGACAAACTGCCTCCAGACCTGAAGCAGTATGTGAAGGAGGATAACGAGCTGTTTGATAAGGAGATTCAAGAGTGGGACATCCTGCAGGCTCGCAAGGCCCAGCAGGAGAAGCTGGCACTGGCCACAGCAGCAGGTGCCACTGCTTCTGCAGCATCCAGCACCtccacttcctcctcttcccctcAGCCCATGAGTATCGAGTCCAGCCCTCCAGACAATGCAg taCCCCAGCAGGACCCCGAGTACATGGAGCAGCCATCACCCACAAATGACTCTAAGCACCTgcaggaggacacagagaggGCTATCTCCAGGGCTGCTGCTgaacaggaggagaggagccCTGAAGCATTATTAAATGCT GCCATTAAATTGGAGTATGCACGTCTTTTGAGATTTGCCCAAGAAGACACGCCGCTTGAGAATGACTACCGACTACAGCACATCATTGTCTACTTCATCCAAAACCAGGCACCGAAGAAGATTCTGGAGAGGACCCTGCTCACCCAGTTTGCTGACAGGAACCTGGCATTTGATGAGAG ATGTAAGAGCATTATGAATGTGGCACGTGCCAAACTGGACCTAATTAAACCCGAGGAGGTCAACATGGATGAATATGAG ATCTGGCATCAGGACTACAGGAACTTTCGTGAAACAACCATCCTCATGGTGACTGGTTTGGAGCTCTTTCAGAAGGCAAA TTATGTGGAGGCTCTCATGTATCTGATTTACGCCTACCAGTACAACAAAGAGCTTTTGTTAAAAGGGCTGTACAGAGGGCACGACGAGGAGCTGCTCGGTCATTATCGTCGAGAGTGTTTGCTG AAACTAAATGAGCAAGCAGCCGCCATGTTTGAGTCAGGAGAAGAGCCTGAGGTGACCACGGGCCTGGGCATCATGAATGAGCTGGTGGTGCCCTGCATCCCTCTGCTGCTGGTCCATGACACAGAGAGGGACCTGTTGGCAGTGGAGGACATGAGGAACCGCTGGTGCTCCTACCTGGGCCAAGAGATGGAAT CTAACCTCCAGGAGAAGCTGACGGACTTCCTCCCAAAGTTGCTGGACTGCTCAACGGAGATCAAAAGCTTCCACGACCCTCCCAGGCTGCCCACCTACTCCGCCCTGGAGCTGTGTGAACGGTTCACCCGCATCGTGGCCGCCCTCGGCAGGGTGCCCACTGAGGGAAGATGA